GCCAAGTGATATCATTGATTTGCTTGCTGTTGAGTATATGTAATCGTAATCATAACTTTGTCATGTTTAGTTATAACCTATATATGTTCTTTTCAACTcataacttttgatgttcattACTAGGATGAAGCAAGGCTTGTTTGTGCTGCTTGACATTCAAattattatcttgtttcctGTAAATGCTTGACATAACATTTTAGCTCACCAATCTGTGGTAACATGATGTGAATTCAGGAAGAGGTTCAGAGTGGAAACAACTCAAATGATGATGAATCACCAGATATTTCTAAATGGGAATCAATAATATGGCTTTCCGTTATGACTGCTTGGATATCAATCTTGTCTGAATACTTGGTTGGCGCTATAGAGGTGGATAtcacatttttacttttaacttaTTGAAGCTTGGAAGCTTGAAAATACTTGGTGAAGTAGCAGTCAGCTGTTTTAGATTTTAtcagttattatttttttttctacataacCATCTATCAAGTCACTGACACATATCACATAATCCAAGTCTTAAATGTTAGTTTGACATTAGATGGTTCATATTTATCTGCATCAGATGCTTAGTCATATTTAAGATGTGATGTTTGTGAAGTTAAACATTTTTTGTCTACTAGTTAACTTAATCTGGATTTTCTGATAGATTCCCAAGGGTAGAGTGATAATCAGGATCACAAAATGAATGAACTGATAGATATGTAAATGAATTGGACATGAAATAACTTCTTCTCTAAGGAGATGCCACCTTACAACTGAGTAGAGAAGATATCCTTTGTTCTCAATGATTCCTCGTATCTCTTACAACCTTTAAGATTTAAGAATCTCCTGCAATGGAATAATTGTCAACCTAAATGATTCCTTTTTAACTACTACTTTTTGCTGAAAGAACCTAGGCCTTCCAAATTATAGCTGTCTCTGTTGTCTCCTATGATGTTGTTCTTCCTTCATCTTTGCCTTTGGTCTTATCTCTGTGATATCattcactttcttttttttcttgtcctTTTGTATATTTACTAGAAATGTGATTTTCTTAAGATgtcattatttttgaattataaataaactGAGATATAGTGGTCATTCTTCCTTCATCTACCCTCTTAGAATTCCTCACCCAAATACAGGGaatgtattttaaatgaaatttcaGTATGTTCATATTTGGAGGAAATAAATGTTCTATTTGATAAACTGTTTTCCAGGGAGCATCTACTGCATGGGAAATTCCAATTGCATTTATTAGTGTCATATTGCTTCCGCTAGTGGGTAATGCAGCAGAGCATGCCAGTGCTATAATGTTTGCAATGAAAGATAAACTTGTGAGTTTCCTTTCATTTACTCACAGACATAGATGTGCACACATATTTATTGGTTTTATTCCTTGCAGGACATTTCCTTAGCGGTTGCAATAGGTTCATCCACACAGATATCAATGTTTGTGGtaagtattatattatattgtatgaATGGGCTTAACCATGTGCACAAATATAGCTAATTTTTCCTTAGCTGAATGTATTTAGCTTCTTCCTTTATCTAGTGATTCATGGCTTGATGCAGCATTAAGGGGGTTGTTTCATTCACAAGTGCCTCCTCatagaatttggattctctactgggttttttgtgttgtttctcTGTTGTGTCTTCAAAATACACTGATGGacattgattttgatattttaaaatatattaaagaactttttaaagtatcaacatCGGTGTATTTTGAAGGCACAACAGAGGCCAGCACCAAACAATTCGGTATAGAATCTGAACTCCTCCTCATAACATATGTCCAGTCTgtgaaatttcattttcatcacaGTTTCCTTTTCATTATGCAGATACcattttgtgttgttattgGCTGGATAATGGGGAATTCTATGGACTTGAACTTTCAACTATTTGAAACTGCGGCACTATTTCTTACTGTTATAGTTGTAGCCTTCATGTTGCAGGTATGTGTTCAAAGATTTACtaaagaatgaaaattaaaagtatgGTACTAGGGAGGACATGTTAGCAATGTCTTGATGATTATTGTGacatttattatgcatttgcaGGAAGGAACTGCTAATTACTTCAAAGGACTAATGCTTATTCTTTGCTATCTGATTGTGGCAGCCAGTTTTTATGTACATATAGATTCCTCTGAATAGGGTACATGTGTCTTACATTGTATATTTAGTTTTCTGAAATGAGGTTGTGAAGATTTTGTTGTTTCTCTGACTCagatatgaaattatttttccaCTTCCTATTCCATCTTGTGATTGTGTTTCACAATTGTCATTCTCTTGCGTCCTGCTTGATGcacaaattcaatttttcttcaattgaaattcgatctcaataaattttagtccaaaatattttaagttccCTTGACAAAATCAGCTTAGACTGAAATATTGTAATCTAAATTGAATTTTACCATATTTCTTTCTCGACCTATTTAGTCAGTCATTTAATGGGCTTAATTGGAGTTGGATTTTATGAgttgattcattttttttaaatataagttatattactttagtaaaaaaatagatgcattataatttatataccaaattattatatttaaaacttttttttgctaatattaattaaaatctaaattacatattttttattttatttatttactatatgTTTATAGTGGGCCAAAATGAACTATTGACTTGACATAGGGTCAATTACGACCTAAACATCGTTGTTTATTTAGAATATACTAGGTACCTATTAGGACAAACCACCAATTATAATTCTTGAAAACACGTAATTGTTGGTTAGAAAATTTTTACAATTTGTCTTTGGAAGGCACATGAGATACATTAACCTTGTTTAAACTTGCTGATGAACAAATTgataataaagtgaaatatgTTTGATCTGTGAATGTAACACTAAGTTTGAGTACAAGTTACATCGATGTTGTCACAAAAATAAGGTGGACACTACATGGGTACTTGCAATTTCACGAAAATGTGAATGTTCATCAACCACAGCTCAAAAGTTGCAATGGTGTAAACCGTATTTGGATTCTCCGGAGGATCTCACAACTATACTTTTAACACAACGATGACATGGGTAGCCACTGAACATTGATAGATTGATGAGGATGTTTTACACAATTTACCTCAGTGCATGCCAAAAAGTAGGAGGAAGAATACAACATTTTATGGAGGGTTTAATGGAACAAAGCAGATGTTTGAGATATTGCAGATAAAGAATAATGGGTTTACGCACCAAACTGAGATAACTATTTCATGACAAACGACAAATAAGAACAATAAAGATTAGGATAATGAACAAATTCCAATAATTTTGCTAAAATATATGGCATTAGTAGTACGTGATCCTTCATGTAATTAAAAGCACATTTTTTATTCAGCTTGCACATCCAACACACAGTTCATTTGTACAAAAAGAAACTAGGCCGCTATCAACAAACCAAGGATAGTTCATGTACAAGCACCCTTCAGGTAATCTAACTTATCACTTCACTTTAATTATGATGAAGAATTAAATCCTAAGTTAAAAAGTAATTTGATAATAAAACCAAAACGAATTTGGCTAAGAACATTAAGTAAAAACacattttctctcattttttaattattttctaaaaacatgCATTTACTAGTGTAAAACTGTATAATTAGTCGTCATCCCTTTCAAGCACCATAATCAAATGACAAACTTAAGAAGTACTGCAAACTTAAAGTATTGAGGGCTTATGTAAAAACCAGACCTTCTAATTCAAAACACCCTCTTCTAAGGTTCATGAAAAAACcaatttcaaacatttttttcgCAAACCATCCTCTTCTAAGATTCATGATCCAAAACCCTTTATAAATCGTAGAAAATTATAACCAACTAAAACATTCTAAATTGTAATCAGGACTAATTCAGCCTTTCCACGAGGGAAAAGGATGAACCCAGTGAAATGATCAGGGTAGTGGCAAACTATATGATAAGAAACTGATAAGCAAGATAGGAAAACAATTAAACtcatacttcaattcaatgtatGATACACTACCACGACATGCGAATCCATCTAGAACAAAGAATACAGATACATGTGTGGTTGTTTCAAAAAAGTGAAGCTGCAAGCTCCTTAACTTCCGCCACAACTTGATCGTAGTCAGACTTTAGTTTCTCTTGTTCTGCTTGCTCTAATTCACCCTTTGCAGGTTTAGTCTGCACCAAAACACAGCAAGTAGGCCTCTTTGTTGCTCCTGCACCAGCAAGGTCCTGGAAAACGATATAAACAACAAAAGTTAAATGAATCTGGGATAATAAGAGTTCCACCAACACATAAGAAAAGAAATCAACAATATTAGAACAATATCGATACTTATCCTACTCTTACAaacttaaagagaaaaatatgacatgctttagaaaaataaaatgtgtagaTAGCAGAAAAAAATCGTAAACTCAGTACTATAAGCAGAGATAAGTGAATTAAAACTTCaagcaaaaaataaaacaggCATGGCCAACTAAAAAGAAACTTAGTTCATAAATTTGGTAAAACAGTTTCTTCTTATAATGCAATTCTTCATATAGgattaatattttcaaactgaaaagtaatttaaaaataaaagatagagATAATATAAATCTTTACTTATTCTAATtatattcttcaaaaaaaattgaccAGTGCAGTTGGTTTAATTCATTATGAATAATGAGATAGATTAGTATCAAAGCATACATAAACATACATGCAAAGAATGTTCCTGCataagaaaatgtaaaaagCAGCAATAACATACTTCTTTAGAATTGACATAAATGTATGGAATGTCAGACTCTTCACAGAGAACGGGAACATGGGTGATAACATCAATCGGTGAAATGTTGCCAGCGATAACACAGAATCTGAAACGATGAAAAAAAAGGCAGAAAATTAGGGTAAGCAGTTTTGGAAGAGTGAAAATTAGGGTAAACAGCGGAGGTAAAAACATACCCTTTATGACCTCTCCGAATGCTTTTAACGACCTCCTTGACTCCTCTCTTTAAGCATTTGTGTTCGGCGGCTGAAAGAAGAGAATattaaaaggaagaagaagaatgaatgaatgaaaatggaagaaaagaaaagttacCTCTGCGAACAAGTTTTAGGGTACGCTTGCAAAGCTTCTTGCCGGCAAGGGGTTTAGCGATGGGAGCTAAAGactgtgtcttcttcttctctttcacCGCCGATCTCTCTGCCTCGCTGTCGCTACCCATCTCTCTCTCTCAGTCTTTCTCTGCGCTCTCAATTGGAAAATGATGAAAGAACCCTTAAACCTAGGGTTTATTTACTCAATTCAGGTTTGGGTCAGCCCAGTCTCCTCCTGGGCTTGCTTTTGCGCAGTCTTTTTCTTTGGGTCTTTCTTCCTCTACCTCTAAAATTTCTTCTACTcctcaaacaaaattttaaatcccaaaaatatcttttttgaCCATTTAATTAAAACTACGAACATCacatcttaaaattattttcggaATTCGGCTTCGaagtgaaaatattatttttagtttttatattttggtttaattatttttaataatatatatatatatatatatataattttactttttaaatatatattaaaatacttaaactttatattaaaaaaatattaattttgttttaattattttaaattttatttaaagtttatgttttctaaattttaaatattttcttaattttatttattttttatgttttcatacttcttaatatatatttgaaaaataaaataaaatattaatatatatgtatataattttatttttatttaatgtactgaaacataaatataaaaataaaaaaataaaacaaaaatattattaaactttaaataaaaaaacaaaaataaaaaatattttttgtttttgacttccggaagttgatattttgactttcggatgTCGACTTCTgctgatatattttgacttccagaAGTTGACTTctgtgatatattttgacttccggaagtcgacttccggtaatatattttgactttcgaaagtTGACTTCcgattatatattttgacttccggaagtcgacttccggttatatattttgacttccgaaagtcgacttctggttatattttgattttcagaagttgacttccgattatatattttgatttttggaaGTATTCTTTATCGGAAGTCAACTTCCATAAACAATTTTGGGAATGTGATCTAGTGGCTTCGTTCAAATCGTCAAAAGGTATTTTTggaatatttgaaaattttggagaTGTAGAAGAAAtcccttttctttctcttttatcttttgcacattgtaattttgtaattgtaGATAGGTAATTGCTTTTTGCACCCCTATCAAGTTTTTCCATcctatccattttgaaaattatttgtaaaaggGGCTCCAGAATCTATATAATAACTTTCGGAaagaattttccaaaataaccCTATATGAAATGTGTTACGAAAAAAGCTTTTTGGaacatatgaaatatttttcgGAAAACCTTTCGGGAAATAATTCTtttcgtattttatttgaatgtttttCATAAGAGTACACAAGGAAATTGATGGGATGTAATAACCAATCACCTTCTATATAAAGAGCAAAAGTTAAGGTCTCTTATAAGGTGTAAaggttaattttgttaaaattattattaagtatttgaaaaaaattattttctatccttaattttatatatttaataaactaTGTTTAGTTagataaaaatgtataaatacaCCACTCTTTATAAGCATACACAAGatgaacaaatattatatatttaaatttgagtcATTTCGCTTCGTTTTTAagacattatattattatatagttATCAAAATATCCATAaagttgaatattaaaaaaacaccatactaaataaaagttatgccaatatttatatttaatttttgtattatttgtataatttttcctttaagaaacatttattatttcacCCATGCATCCCTATGCGTATTCACAAAGCCATTATTAGTTAatgaaaacatgaaaagaatatatgtataaaaaaaaaataaagagtaaaaCAGAAAGTAGGGttggataatttttatttattggtgTGGATGAAAGTTCCCACAGAAAAACTAAAAGATAGTAGAAACGGAAACATAAGGAGCATGCAAGGAGCCAGAATAGAGTGTCCCATTATGTTCATGAACCTCACTCACGCTCTCACTTCCTAACTCTCCAACAAGAGACACAATCCGTGAAACTACACCGTTCTGTTCTATTCGGAGTCCTCTAGGTATAATAACAGGCCTTGAAGGTGGATTTGGCCCTAAAACATCATTCACTGCAACCCAGAATTCACCCCTTGAGTTCCTCCTAATGTTGTCTGGTCTTCCTCTCAGTTGCAAGAATAGTTCAGAAGAATTTGCTCTTGGTCCTTTCAGCCAAAACCTTCGGATCCTATTTGCCAGATATTCACTCACAAGAACAAATGCTCCATCTCTGCTCACTGCAACCCCAGCTGCCAGAGCAAGACCCCTAATCAAAACTCTTGTTTCATTCGTTTTTGGGTCTACTGAGAATAACGTCCCAGATTGATCTCTACTGTTTTCTAGTGCCCTAGCATCCCTGAAAGAAAAAATCTCacttttgttaacaaaatattaacgATTTTAACATttgtgattaaaaaaaagaaggaaaagtgGCTCCTTAATTTACCTGAATCGGAAGTTAGCACTAGCTTGGGTTAGATAAATGATTCCGGTGTCCACATCAATGTCAATTCCATCGAGAAACTCAAAAGTAAAGTTGCCATGATTCTCTTGTGGTCGAAgagatttgaaaatttgaatggGTGCTCCTCCTTTGGGTCCAATCTTCACAAGCCCAAAATAAGCATCTGCTGCGTATAGGTCGTTTGTTTGATGGTTGAAACGTAATCCTAAAGGTCTTCCACATTCTGCTTGGAGTTCTGAGAAATCAGCAAGCCCATCACACAATGTCTT
This portion of the Vigna unguiculata cultivar IT97K-499-35 chromosome 6, ASM411807v1, whole genome shotgun sequence genome encodes:
- the LOC114187194 gene encoding H/ACA ribonucleoprotein complex subunit 2-like protein; this encodes MGSDSEAERSAVKEKKKTQSLAPIAKPLAGKKLCKRTLKLVRRAAEHKCLKRGVKEVVKSIRRGHKGFCVIAGNISPIDVITHVPVLCEESDIPYIYVNSKEDLAGAGATKRPTCCVLVQTKPAKGELEQAEQEKLKSDYDQVVAEVKELAASLF
- the LOC114188959 gene encoding protein STRICTOSIDINE SYNTHASE-LIKE 11-like, with product MLSNITMVITFSAIFMTFLLCSPSVAVMLSRLPLPSPLTGPESVAFNRNGEGPFVGVSDGRILKYIGPRGFQEYGYTSPTRNKTLCDGLADFSELQAECGRPLGLRFNHQTNDLYAADAYFGLVKIGPKGGAPIQIFKSLRPQENHGNFTFEFLDGIDIDVDTGIIYLTQASANFRFRDARALENSRDQSGTLFSVDPKTNETRVLIRGLALAAGVAVSRDGAFVLVSEYLANRIRRFWLKGPRANSSELFLQLRGRPDNIRRNSRGEFWVAVNDVLGPNPPSRPVIIPRGLRIEQNGVVSRIVSLVGELGSESVSEVHEHNGTLYSGSLHAPYVSVSTIF